A single Symbiobacterium thermophilum IAM 14863 DNA region contains:
- the ispG gene encoding flavodoxin-dependent (E)-4-hydroxy-3-methylbut-2-enyl-diphosphate synthase — protein sequence MIERRKTRAVKVGRVQIGGGAPITVQSMTKCDTRDVPEVLRQIRALEEAGCDIVRVAAPTMEAAECFKEIRKGCNIPLVADVHFDYRIALKVLEAGIDKLRINPGNIGARWKVEEVVRACKDRGVPIRIGVNAGSLEEEFLEKYGYPTADGMVESALKHVAILEELDFHDIVISIKSSRVDQMIEAYRKLSEKVDYPLHVGVTEAGTPFAGTIKSAVGIGTILAEGIGDTIRVSLSTDCVEEVRVGYEILKALGLRTRGINIISCPSCGRVQIDLVKVANEVERRLQHIDVPLNVAVMGCVVNGPGEAAEADVALFGGKGVGMLYVGGERVRKTTEEEMVEALVELVEQKAAEIKASGRVPTGYGRHEER from the coding sequence ATGATCGAGCGACGCAAGACACGGGCGGTGAAGGTGGGGCGCGTGCAGATCGGCGGGGGCGCGCCCATCACCGTGCAGTCGATGACCAAGTGCGACACCCGCGACGTGCCCGAGGTCCTCCGGCAGATCCGGGCGCTGGAGGAGGCGGGCTGCGACATCGTGCGGGTGGCCGCGCCGACGATGGAGGCCGCCGAGTGCTTCAAGGAGATCCGGAAGGGGTGTAATATCCCGCTGGTGGCCGACGTCCACTTCGACTACCGGATCGCCCTGAAGGTGCTGGAGGCGGGCATCGACAAGCTGCGCATCAATCCGGGCAACATCGGCGCCCGGTGGAAGGTCGAGGAGGTCGTCCGGGCCTGCAAGGACCGCGGGGTGCCCATCCGGATCGGCGTCAACGCCGGCTCGCTGGAGGAGGAGTTCCTGGAAAAGTACGGCTACCCCACGGCCGACGGCATGGTGGAGTCCGCCCTGAAGCACGTCGCCATTCTGGAGGAGCTGGACTTTCACGACATCGTGATCTCGATCAAGTCCTCCCGGGTGGACCAGATGATCGAGGCCTACCGGAAGCTGTCCGAGAAGGTGGATTACCCGCTGCACGTGGGCGTCACCGAGGCGGGCACGCCGTTTGCCGGCACGATCAAGTCGGCGGTGGGCATCGGCACCATCCTGGCCGAGGGCATCGGCGACACCATCCGGGTCTCGCTCTCCACCGACTGCGTGGAGGAGGTCCGGGTGGGCTACGAGATCCTGAAAGCCCTGGGGCTGCGCACCCGGGGGATCAACATCATCTCCTGCCCCTCCTGCGGCCGGGTGCAGATCGACCTGGTGAAGGTGGCCAACGAGGTGGAGCGGCGGCTGCAGCACATCGACGTGCCGCTGAACGTGGCGGTGATGGGCTGCGTGGTTAACGGCCCCGGCGAGGCGGCCGAGGCCGACGTGGCGCTCTTCGGTGGCAAGGGCGTGGGCATGCTCTACGTGGGCGGCGAGCGGGTGCGCAAGACCACCGAGGAGGAGATGGTGGAGGCCCTGGTGGAGCTGGTGGAACAGAAGGCCGCCGAGATCAAGGCTTCGGGCCGGGTGCCCACCGGGTACGGCCGGCACGAAGAGCGCTAG
- a CDS encoding cupredoxin domain-containing protein, which translates to MKQWLRRAVAAMTAAVLLAVMAGRALGAEEEADADALAHRLQDAREATPDLVAAAAARDLERFRSAYNRFAAALDPVLPAVRAEDPRLAARLVVASDALRGLALAGILSEEDVAREVAVLRGALEEALRAAARSTERVQRFTVAAREYRFEPDELRARPGTRIVVRLENRGRVPHEFRIPELNVVIGPVEPGRSAEGEFIVERPGTYGYECHVDGHYLKGMRGRLVVE; encoded by the coding sequence ATGAAGCAGTGGTTGCGACGGGCAGTGGCGGCCATGACCGCGGCGGTGCTGTTGGCCGTCATGGCTGGCAGGGCGCTGGGGGCGGAGGAGGAGGCGGATGCGGATGCGTTGGCCCACCGGCTCCAGGATGCCCGCGAGGCGACGCCGGACCTGGTGGCGGCCGCAGCCGCCCGCGACCTGGAGCGGTTCCGTTCCGCCTACAACCGGTTCGCCGCGGCCCTCGACCCGGTGTTGCCGGCGGTGCGCGCCGAGGACCCGCGCCTGGCCGCGCGGCTGGTGGTCGCCAGTGACGCCCTGCGCGGGTTGGCGCTGGCTGGCATCCTGTCCGAAGAGGACGTCGCCCGGGAGGTGGCGGTCCTGCGCGGGGCACTGGAAGAGGCCCTGCGCGCCGCAGCCCGCTCCACCGAACGGGTCCAGCGGTTCACGGTCGCCGCCCGGGAGTACCGGTTCGAGCCCGACGAGTTGCGGGCCAGGCCGGGAACCCGGATCGTGGTGCGGCTGGAGAACCGGGGACGGGTGCCGCACGAGTTCCGCATCCCGGAGCTGAACGTGGTCATCGGGCCCGTGGAGCCGGGCCGCAGCGCCGAGGGCGAGTTCATCGTGGAGAGGCCCGGCACGTACGGCTATGAGTGCCACGTGGACGGCCACTACCTGAAGGGCATGCGGGGCAGGCTCGTGGTGGAGTGA
- a CDS encoding metal ABC transporter permease, with the protein MIAALVIVAVGALVAGSAGLVGSFLVLRRMTMLGDAISHAVLPGIALGFLLTGSRAAPVMLLAAGLFGLLTAYLVQALQRAGVQEDAGMGVTFTAFFSLGVVLISAFAGRVHLDLDHVLYGEIAFAPWDLWVVGGRSLGPRALWTMGAVFLTDLAAVLLFFKELKICAFDPETASVQGVNVTAFHYLLMSLVSLTTVGAFDAVGAILAVAMLVLPGATAYLLTDRLETMLALSVGIGAVTSALGYLLARATDTPVAGAMAVAGGALFALAFGWSGRKRLVRAR; encoded by the coding sequence ATGATCGCCGCGCTCGTCATCGTCGCGGTCGGTGCCCTGGTGGCGGGATCGGCCGGCCTGGTAGGCTCGTTTCTGGTGCTGCGCCGGATGACGATGCTGGGCGACGCCATCAGCCACGCGGTGCTGCCGGGCATCGCACTGGGGTTCCTGCTCACGGGCAGCCGCGCCGCGCCGGTCATGCTGCTGGCCGCCGGGCTCTTCGGGCTCCTCACCGCTTATCTCGTTCAGGCCCTGCAGCGGGCCGGGGTGCAGGAGGACGCCGGCATGGGCGTCACCTTTACCGCTTTCTTCTCCCTGGGCGTGGTGCTGATCTCCGCGTTCGCCGGCCGGGTGCACCTGGACCTCGATCACGTGCTGTACGGCGAGATCGCGTTTGCGCCGTGGGACCTCTGGGTCGTGGGCGGGCGGAGCCTGGGGCCCCGGGCGCTCTGGACGATGGGCGCGGTCTTCCTGACCGATCTGGCGGCCGTGCTCCTGTTCTTCAAGGAACTGAAGATCTGCGCGTTCGACCCGGAGACCGCTTCCGTGCAAGGCGTGAACGTCACGGCCTTCCACTACCTGCTGATGTCCCTGGTCTCCCTGACCACGGTGGGCGCGTTCGACGCCGTGGGGGCGATCCTCGCGGTGGCGATGCTGGTGCTGCCGGGCGCTACGGCCTATCTGCTCACCGACCGGCTGGAGACGATGCTGGCGCTGTCTGTGGGGATCGGGGCGGTGACCAGTGCGCTGGGCTACCTGTTGGCGCGGGCGACCGACACCCCCGTGGCCGGGGCGATGGCGGTGGCCGGCGGGGCCCTGTTCGCCCTGGCCTTCGGATGGTCCGGGCGGAAACGTCTCGTCCGCGCCCGTTGA
- a CDS encoding glycosyltransferase family 2 protein translates to MKVAAVIPAYNEESTIGAVVSACRQVPEISEVIVVSDGSTDETATLARAAGATVIEHTENRGKAAAMKSGLEATTAPVLLFLDADLIGLSADHLRLLLRPVLAGEADMSIGVFGDGRVATDLAQMLAPYLSGQRAVRRELLADMFREEPEAEQVRFGIEVALTKYVKQHGCRVVEVVLEEMSHRMKEEKLGLVKGAAARLKMYYEILKYVQKG, encoded by the coding sequence ATGAAAGTCGCAGCGGTGATCCCCGCTTATAATGAAGAATCCACCATCGGCGCCGTGGTCTCGGCGTGCAGGCAGGTGCCCGAGATCAGCGAGGTCATCGTAGTGAGCGACGGCTCGACGGACGAGACCGCCACCTTGGCCCGCGCGGCCGGCGCGACCGTCATCGAACATACGGAGAACCGGGGCAAGGCTGCGGCGATGAAGTCGGGCTTGGAAGCGACCACCGCCCCGGTGCTGCTCTTTCTGGACGCGGACCTGATCGGCCTCAGCGCCGATCACCTGCGTCTCCTGCTGCGCCCGGTGCTGGCCGGGGAGGCGGACATGAGCATCGGCGTCTTCGGCGACGGGCGGGTCGCGACCGACCTGGCCCAGATGCTGGCGCCGTACCTTTCAGGTCAGCGCGCGGTGCGGCGGGAGCTCCTCGCGGACATGTTCCGGGAAGAGCCGGAGGCGGAACAGGTCCGGTTCGGGATCGAGGTGGCCTTGACCAAGTACGTCAAGCAGCACGGCTGCCGGGTGGTGGAGGTCGTGCTGGAAGAGATGAGCCACCGCATGAAGGAGGAGAAGCTGGGCCTGGTCAAGGGCGCGGCTGCTCGGTTAAAGATGTATTATGAGATACTAAAATACGTTCAGAAGGGATAA
- a CDS encoding patatin-like phospholipase family protein, producing the protein MIRLAQAVFKGGGVKGIALVGGLAVAEELGWRWRAVAGTSAGALVAALVAAGYRAQELREIVRDLDLRSFGDAAGLKVASLLLHEGMFKGEKLLAEVDRLLSDRLGRPRVTFRDLPVACQIVATDLTHRRMLVFPRDLARPPYSMEDPYDFPVADAVRASTAIPFFFQPYRLELPNGVRATLVDGGLLSNFPVHLFQPIGGPACLPTFGFDLRGGDDLPQPTDTPLELVQAMVNTILSARDLSARENQDYVRIIPIETAPYRTTQFDIDADGKEELYRRGRAAAEAFFADPETQRWLDQFAVRRALRARRLPLSV; encoded by the coding sequence ATGATTCGCCTGGCTCAGGCCGTGTTCAAGGGAGGCGGCGTCAAGGGCATCGCCCTGGTGGGCGGGCTCGCGGTCGCCGAGGAGCTGGGATGGCGGTGGAGGGCCGTGGCCGGCACGTCGGCGGGTGCCCTGGTGGCGGCCCTGGTGGCCGCCGGCTACCGGGCCCAGGAGCTGCGGGAGATCGTCCGGGACCTGGACCTGCGCAGCTTCGGCGACGCCGCGGGTCTCAAGGTCGCGAGCCTGCTGCTGCACGAAGGCATGTTCAAGGGCGAGAAGCTGCTGGCGGAGGTGGACCGGCTGCTCTCGGACCGGCTCGGGCGACCGCGGGTCACCTTCCGCGACCTGCCGGTGGCCTGCCAGATCGTGGCCACCGACCTCACCCACCGGCGCATGCTGGTCTTCCCCCGCGACCTGGCCCGACCGCCCTACTCCATGGAGGACCCGTACGACTTCCCCGTGGCCGACGCCGTCCGGGCCTCCACGGCCATCCCCTTCTTCTTCCAGCCGTACCGGCTGGAACTGCCCAACGGCGTGCGGGCCACCCTGGTGGACGGCGGACTGCTCTCCAACTTCCCGGTCCACCTGTTTCAGCCCATCGGCGGTCCGGCCTGCCTGCCCACGTTCGGCTTCGACCTGCGGGGCGGGGATGACCTGCCCCAACCCACGGACACGCCCCTGGAGCTGGTGCAGGCGATGGTGAACACGATCCTGAGCGCCCGGGACCTGAGCGCCCGGGAGAACCAGGACTACGTGCGCATCATCCCCATCGAGACGGCCCCGTACCGCACCACCCAGTTCGACATCGACGCCGACGGCAAGGAGGAGCTGTACCGGCGAGGCCGGGCGGCTGCAGAGGCCTTCTTCGCCGATCCGGAAACCCAGCGGTGGCTGGACCAGTTCGCAGTACGCCGGGCACTTCGCGCCCGCCGCCTCCCTCTCAGCGTCTGA
- a CDS encoding metal ABC transporter ATP-binding protein yields MWEQCTAQGELPVVVRGLTVAYQRRPVLEDVNLSLPPGLLIGVIGPNGAGKSTLLKAILGLVPRVAGEVWIYGRPVAEARRAVGYVPQRAAVDWDFPTDVLDVVTMGRYGHLGLFRRPGARERAVAMEALEKVGMADLAHRQIGQLSGGQQQRVFLARALAQDARIYFMDEPFAGVDAATERAIIGVLHEMKARGRTVVVVHHDLQTVREYFDWLVFLNGHVLAAGPVERVFTPENLARTYGGRLGGLAQLPAAPQAAGRGWGGD; encoded by the coding sequence ATGTGGGAGCAATGCACGGCGCAAGGCGAACTGCCGGTGGTGGTGCGCGGCCTGACGGTGGCCTACCAGCGCCGCCCGGTGCTGGAGGACGTGAACCTGTCCCTGCCGCCCGGGCTGCTCATCGGCGTGATCGGACCCAACGGGGCCGGCAAGTCGACGCTGCTGAAGGCCATCCTGGGGCTGGTTCCCCGGGTCGCCGGGGAGGTGTGGATCTACGGCCGGCCCGTGGCGGAGGCCCGGCGCGCGGTGGGCTACGTGCCGCAGCGGGCGGCGGTGGACTGGGACTTTCCCACCGACGTGCTGGACGTGGTGACGATGGGCCGGTATGGCCACCTGGGGCTCTTCCGCCGGCCGGGCGCGCGGGAGCGCGCCGTCGCGATGGAGGCGCTGGAGAAGGTCGGGATGGCCGACCTGGCCCACCGGCAGATCGGACAGCTCTCCGGTGGGCAACAGCAGCGGGTCTTCCTCGCCCGGGCCCTGGCGCAGGACGCCCGGATCTACTTCATGGATGAGCCGTTCGCCGGCGTGGACGCCGCGACCGAGCGGGCGATCATCGGGGTGCTCCACGAGATGAAGGCCCGCGGGCGCACGGTGGTGGTGGTCCACCATGACCTGCAGACCGTGCGGGAGTACTTCGACTGGCTCGTGTTCCTGAACGGACACGTGCTCGCCGCCGGCCCGGTGGAGCGGGTCTTCACACCGGAGAACCTGGCGCGCACCTACGGCGGCCGGCTGGGCGGCCTCGCGCAGCTTCCCGCGGCGCCGCAGGCCGCGGGCCGGGGGTGGGGAGGGGACTGA
- the proS gene encoding proline--tRNA ligase: MKEEKSFVKEITPQSEDFSRWYIDVIRKADLMDYTPVRGCIVFKPDGYELWERIQAGLDKRFKETGHRNAYFPMLIPESFFQKEKEHVEGFNPELPWVTEAGGEKLEERLALRPTSETIIGHMYAQWIQSYRDLPVLINQWANVFRWEKRTLPFLRTSEFLWQEGHTAHATEEEAREETMRMLEVYRDFVETEMAIPLYVGQKTPSEKFAGAVDTYSIEAMMKDGKALQAGTSHYLGQNFAKGFEIKFLDRDNQLKYVHTTSWGVSTRLIGALIMVHGDDRGLALPPRLAPIQVIMIPVGPPKFRDKVMARFDPLFDALKAAGVRVKADLREETPGWKFNEWEMRGVPLRIEIGPRDVDNKQCLMVRRDTGEKIPVPLDEAVERVQALLEEIQRNMFVKAKEFRDAHSHLHINTLAELKAHIARCEETGEIAGFVLAGWCGDAACEAKVKEETKFTSRNIPFHPPARKQVCLCCGKEAQHTVWFARAY, from the coding sequence ATGAAGGAAGAGAAGAGCTTCGTCAAGGAGATCACGCCTCAGTCGGAGGACTTCTCCCGCTGGTACATCGACGTGATCCGCAAGGCCGACCTCATGGACTACACGCCGGTGCGGGGCTGCATCGTCTTCAAGCCCGACGGCTACGAGCTCTGGGAGCGCATCCAGGCCGGGCTCGACAAGCGGTTCAAGGAGACCGGCCACCGCAACGCCTACTTCCCGATGCTGATCCCCGAGTCGTTCTTCCAGAAGGAGAAGGAGCACGTGGAGGGGTTCAACCCCGAGCTGCCCTGGGTGACCGAGGCCGGCGGCGAGAAGCTGGAGGAGCGGCTGGCCCTCCGGCCCACCTCCGAGACGATCATCGGCCACATGTACGCCCAGTGGATCCAGTCCTACCGGGACCTGCCGGTGCTGATCAACCAGTGGGCCAACGTCTTCCGCTGGGAGAAGCGCACCCTGCCGTTCCTGCGCACCTCCGAGTTCCTCTGGCAGGAGGGGCACACCGCCCACGCCACCGAGGAGGAGGCGCGGGAGGAGACCATGCGCATGCTGGAGGTCTACCGGGACTTCGTGGAGACCGAGATGGCGATCCCGCTGTACGTGGGCCAGAAGACCCCGTCGGAGAAGTTTGCCGGCGCGGTGGACACCTACTCCATCGAGGCGATGATGAAGGACGGCAAGGCGCTGCAGGCCGGCACCTCCCACTACCTGGGCCAGAACTTCGCCAAGGGGTTTGAGATCAAGTTCCTGGACCGGGACAACCAGCTGAAGTACGTCCACACCACCTCCTGGGGCGTGTCCACCCGCCTGATCGGCGCGCTGATCATGGTCCACGGCGACGACCGGGGCCTGGCCCTGCCGCCGCGCCTCGCGCCCATCCAGGTGATCATGATCCCCGTGGGCCCGCCCAAGTTCCGGGACAAGGTCATGGCCCGCTTCGACCCGCTCTTCGACGCCCTGAAGGCCGCCGGCGTGCGGGTGAAGGCCGACCTGCGGGAGGAGACCCCGGGCTGGAAGTTCAACGAGTGGGAGATGCGCGGCGTTCCCCTGCGCATCGAGATCGGACCGCGGGACGTGGACAACAAGCAGTGCCTGATGGTCCGGCGCGACACGGGCGAGAAGATCCCGGTGCCGCTGGACGAGGCGGTGGAGCGGGTGCAGGCGCTGCTGGAGGAGATCCAGCGGAACATGTTCGTCAAGGCGAAGGAGTTCCGGGATGCCCACTCCCACCTGCACATCAACACGCTGGCGGAGCTGAAGGCCCACATCGCCCGGTGCGAGGAGACCGGCGAGATCGCGGGGTTCGTGCTGGCCGGCTGGTGCGGCGACGCGGCATGTGAAGCGAAGGTGAAGGAGGAGACCAAGTTCACCTCCCGGAACATCCCCTTCCACCCGCCGGCTCGGAAGCAGGTCTGCCTCTGCTGCGGCAAGGAGGCCCAGCACACCGTCTGGTTCGCCCGGGCGTACTGA
- a CDS encoding metal ABC transporter solute-binding protein, Zn/Mn family, whose amino-acid sequence MVARLRFGLVLLALGIALAAAGCGAGRTGTAAGERIPVVATTGMVADLVRNIGGERVAVTALMGPGVDPHLFKPTEGDVARLQQARIIFYNGLHLEGRMGDILVKMAREKPTVAVAERIPEERLLITEDGVEDPHIWFDVSLWMAAAEVVRDALAELDPDGQSTYEQNARAYLDELAELDEWVRAELATVPAARRVLVTAHDAFGYFGRAYDVEVAGLQGISTAAEYGLADLERTIDLLVGRQIKAVFIESSVPRSAIEALVAGAAARGHAVTIGGELFSDAMGAEGTPEGTYVGMIRHNVRTIADALR is encoded by the coding sequence GTGGTTGCAAGGTTACGCTTCGGGCTGGTCCTGCTGGCGCTGGGGATCGCGCTGGCCGCCGCCGGCTGCGGAGCCGGCCGGACCGGCACGGCGGCGGGGGAACGCATCCCGGTGGTGGCCACCACCGGGATGGTGGCGGATCTCGTGCGGAACATCGGGGGGGAGCGGGTGGCGGTCACGGCGTTGATGGGGCCCGGCGTCGACCCGCATCTCTTCAAGCCCACGGAGGGGGACGTGGCCCGCCTCCAGCAGGCGCGGATCATCTTCTACAACGGGCTGCACCTGGAGGGGCGCATGGGCGACATCCTGGTGAAGATGGCGCGGGAGAAGCCCACCGTGGCCGTGGCGGAGCGCATTCCCGAGGAGCGGCTGCTCATCACCGAGGACGGGGTGGAGGACCCGCACATCTGGTTCGACGTGTCCCTCTGGATGGCGGCGGCGGAGGTCGTGCGGGACGCTCTCGCGGAACTGGATCCGGACGGGCAGAGCACTTACGAGCAGAACGCCCGGGCATACCTGGATGAACTCGCGGAGCTGGACGAGTGGGTGCGCGCTGAGCTGGCCACCGTTCCCGCCGCCCGGCGGGTGCTGGTGACGGCGCACGACGCCTTCGGCTACTTCGGGCGGGCGTACGACGTGGAGGTCGCGGGCCTTCAGGGCATCTCGACGGCGGCCGAGTATGGGCTGGCGGACCTGGAGCGGACGATCGACCTGCTGGTGGGGCGGCAGATCAAGGCCGTCTTCATCGAGTCCAGCGTGCCCCGCAGCGCGATCGAGGCGCTGGTGGCCGGCGCAGCCGCCCGGGGACACGCGGTGACCATCGGCGGCGAGCTGTTTTCGGATGCCATGGGAGCCGAGGGAACGCCGGAAGGGACTTACGTGGGCATGATCCGGCACAACGTCCGCACCATCGCAGACGCCCTGCGGTGA
- a CDS encoding metal ABC transporter permease, which yields MHANALWVMGGTALLGLAGGVLGAFALLRRRALLGDVLAHAALPGIALAYMATGTKAAGPLLIGATASGVLGVLAMRAITRWSRLKEDAAMSLVLTVFFGLGIMLLGWVQRMPGGNQSGLDKFLFGQAASIVPRDLQVIAVAAALLCLAILVLYKEFKLLAFDPDFGAVLGFPVVALDLLLSLCIALAVVIGLEAVGVVLMAALLTTPAVAARYWTHRLSVMVPLAGLFGAASGVVGTLASQIGPRMPTGPLIVLAASLLFFLSLLAAPHRGLLARLIRLRRAQAQASPRRPDGTPLGQAAAGPRPGDGA from the coding sequence GTGCACGCGAACGCACTCTGGGTGATGGGGGGTACGGCCTTGCTGGGGCTGGCCGGCGGGGTGCTGGGCGCCTTCGCTCTGCTGAGGCGGAGAGCCCTGCTGGGCGACGTGCTGGCGCACGCGGCGTTGCCGGGGATCGCGCTCGCCTACATGGCGACGGGGACCAAGGCGGCAGGCCCCCTGCTCATCGGCGCGACGGCCTCCGGCGTGCTGGGCGTGTTGGCGATGCGCGCCATCACGCGCTGGTCCCGGTTGAAGGAGGACGCGGCCATGAGCCTGGTGCTCACCGTCTTTTTCGGGCTCGGCATCATGCTGCTCGGCTGGGTGCAGCGCATGCCGGGGGGAAACCAGAGCGGGCTTGACAAGTTCCTCTTCGGGCAGGCCGCGTCGATCGTGCCCCGGGACCTGCAGGTGATCGCGGTGGCCGCGGCCCTGCTCTGTCTGGCGATCCTCGTGCTGTACAAGGAGTTCAAACTGCTTGCCTTCGACCCGGACTTCGGCGCCGTGCTGGGCTTTCCGGTGGTCGCACTGGATCTGCTGCTCAGCCTCTGCATCGCCCTGGCGGTGGTGATCGGGCTGGAGGCGGTGGGCGTGGTGCTCATGGCCGCCCTGCTGACCACCCCGGCGGTCGCGGCGCGGTACTGGACCCACCGGCTGTCGGTCATGGTGCCGCTGGCGGGGCTCTTCGGCGCCGCCTCCGGCGTCGTCGGCACGCTGGCGTCGCAGATCGGCCCCCGCATGCCCACCGGCCCGCTCATCGTCCTGGCCGCCAGCCTGCTCTTTTTCCTGTCGCTGCTGGCTGCCCCGCATCGGGGGCTTCTGGCCCGGCTCATCCGATTGCGGCGCGCCCAGGCGCAAGCCTCGCCACGCCGTCCGGATGGGACGCCCCTCGGGCAGGCGGCGGCCGGACCGCGGCCGGGTGATGGCGCATGA
- a CDS encoding MgtC/SapB family protein yields MLSREFIELNLYTFAHEFVDTLIPLLVAALAGGVVGLERESHNRPAGLRTHVLVCVGSALLMRVSLGMYDMVLATGFGNGDPGRIAAQVVSGIGFLGAGTIMREGATIRGLTTAASLWVVSAMGLAVGAGFYMQTFVAVILVMLTLKTLSEVENRFFAHGAYRSLVVQVTDSPGKLGVVASLCGRWGYTIRNIAMRSGPLPGTIEIRFTVKPDGRSSDMAGLIGDLMSSEGVISVTEEDI; encoded by the coding sequence TTGCTGAGCCGAGAGTTTATCGAACTAAACCTGTACACGTTCGCGCACGAATTCGTCGACACCCTGATTCCGCTGTTGGTGGCCGCCCTGGCCGGGGGCGTGGTGGGGCTGGAGCGGGAGTCCCACAACCGGCCCGCGGGTCTGCGCACGCACGTGCTGGTCTGCGTGGGTTCCGCCCTGCTCATGCGGGTTTCGCTGGGCATGTACGACATGGTCCTGGCGACCGGGTTCGGCAACGGCGACCCCGGTCGCATCGCCGCGCAGGTGGTCAGCGGCATCGGCTTTCTGGGCGCCGGCACGATCATGCGTGAGGGGGCGACCATCCGGGGCCTGACCACCGCGGCCTCGCTCTGGGTCGTGTCGGCCATGGGGCTGGCCGTGGGGGCGGGCTTCTACATGCAGACCTTCGTGGCGGTCATCCTGGTGATGCTGACGCTGAAGACGCTGTCGGAGGTGGAAAACCGGTTCTTCGCGCACGGCGCGTACCGGTCTCTGGTCGTACAGGTGACGGATTCGCCCGGAAAGCTGGGCGTTGTGGCTTCCCTGTGCGGCCGGTGGGGCTACACCATCCGGAACATCGCCATGCGGTCGGGCCCGCTGCCCGGCACCATCGAGATCCGCTTCACCGTCAAGCCGGACGGGCGCTCTTCGGACATGGCCGGCCTTATCGGGGACTTGATGTCCAGTGAAGGGGTCATCTCGGTGACTGAAGAAGACATATAG